Proteins encoded in a region of the Zea mays cultivar B73 chromosome 4, Zm-B73-REFERENCE-NAM-5.0, whole genome shotgun sequence genome:
- the LOC100286001 gene encoding uncharacterized LOC100286001, which produces MMMANAKLHKQALLPPRSPFPTAAPYADRGPIARPQVGATHHRHGHHQRTSSESFIEEQPPSWLDDLLNEPETPAARQSGRAGHRRSSSDSFALFDGGAAGAGAYANGFEGMGRGGGQPAPWGGVQEYYAKLAPIGRAHGRPWEQGMPNSAGFRHGGGLPMPTKDKVGGHHGPPKVSREHDHGMDKRTDDAGHDQKVGAKEGVPPKHAQSEADNKRAKQQYAQRSRVRKLQYIAELESRVQALQSEGVEVSAEMEFLSQQNIMLDLENKALKQRVESLAQEQLIKRFQQEMFEREIGRLRTIYQQQQQQQAPALVRSNSRDLDVQFANLSLKHKDPNTGRDALSGPLRT; this is translated from the exons ATGATGATGGCCAACGCGAAGCTCCACAAGCAGGCCCTGCTGCCGCCGCGGAGCCCCTTCCCGACGGCGGCGCCGTACGCCGACCGCGGCCCAATCGCGCGGCCGCAGGTTGGCGCCACGCACCACCGCCACGGCCACCACCAGCGCACGTCGTCCGAGAGCTTCATCGAGGAGCAGCCGCCGTCGTGGCTCGACGACCTGCTCAACGAGCCAGAGACGCCCGCGGCGCGGCAGAGCGGCCGGGCTGGGCACCGCAGGTCGTCCAGTGACTCGTTTGCGTTGTTTGACGGTGGagctgctggtgctggtgcttacGCCAATGGTTTCGAGGGGATGGGGAGAGGAGGTGGGCAACCTGCGCCGTGGGGCGGTGTGCAGGAGTACTATGCCAAGCTGGCCCCGATTGGGAGGGCACATGGCCGGCCGTGGGAGCAAGGCATGCCGAATTCGGCGGGCTtcaggcatggtggtggcctgccaATGCCCACAAAAGATAAGGTTGGTGGGCATCATGGGCCACCGAAAGTGTCGAGGGAGCATGACCATGGCATGGACAAGAGAACTGATGATGCTGGCCATGATCAAAAGGTTGGAGCCAAGGAGGGTGTGCCGCCGAAGCATGCACAGTCAGAGGCGGACAACAAGCGTGCTAAACA GCAATATGCTCAGAGGTCTCGTGTCCGGAAGCTGCAGTATATTGCAGAGCTTGAGAGTAGAGTCCAGGCATTACAG TCAGAAGGGGTAGAAGTGTCTGCTGAAATGGAGTTCCTTAGCCAGCAGAATATCATGCTAGACCTGGAAAACAAAGCCTTGAAGCAAAGAGTGGAGAGTCTAGCACAGGAACAACTTATTAAGCGTT TTCAACAGGAGATGTTTGAGCGGGAAATTGGTCGTCTCAGAACAATAtatcagcaacagcagcaacaacaggctCCTGCTCTTGTTCGTAGTAACAGCAGGGACCTTGATGTGCAGTTCGCCAACTTGTCTCTGAAACACAAAGACCCCAACACGGGCCGGGATGCTCTCTCTGGGCCTCTTCGTACTTAG